The Pelistega ratti genome window below encodes:
- a CDS encoding DUF3800 domain-containing protein yields MLRQDFSDFIVYVDESGDHSLTSIDEYYPVFVLAFCIFYKEHYRTKIVPEIQKLKFDYFGHDLAILHEREIRKELGDFTIFTSKEEKDDFLQRLSDIIEQNNFVLAACVIEKQKLHNKQKEIHPYHFSLTHCLETLYEFVSEKEQEDKLTFVAVESCGEKEDKELEIEFRRICDGENKFKKNLPFLIKIIAKSTNSTGLQLADLVARPIGQHILFPKQLNQAFDLLREKFYCEGGRENVGNGFDQKGLKHFPEAEKAKSLGATHQGYDADREPPVHLCKQV; encoded by the coding sequence ATGCTAAGACAAGATTTTAGTGATTTTATTGTGTATGTTGATGAAAGTGGGGATCATAGCTTGACCTCTATTGATGAATACTATCCTGTTTTTGTTCTTGCATTTTGTATTTTCTACAAAGAACATTATAGAACTAAAATTGTACCCGAAATCCAAAAACTAAAATTTGATTATTTTGGTCATGATTTGGCAATTTTACATGAGAGAGAAATCAGAAAAGAGTTAGGTGACTTTACTATATTTACGTCAAAAGAAGAAAAAGATGATTTTCTTCAGAGATTATCCGATATTATTGAGCAAAATAATTTTGTTCTTGCAGCTTGTGTTATTGAAAAACAAAAATTACATAATAAGCAAAAAGAAATTCATCCTTATCACTTTTCACTAACTCATTGTTTAGAAACCTTATATGAGTTTGTAAGTGAAAAAGAGCAAGAAGATAAACTGACATTTGTCGCTGTGGAAAGCTGTGGTGAAAAAGAAGATAAAGAGTTGGAAATTGAGTTTCGCCGTATTTGTGATGGAGAAAATAAATTTAAGAAGAATTTACCCTTTCTAATTAAGATTATAGCTAAAAGTACAAACTCAACAGGGTTACAATTAGCTGATTTGGTGGCAAGACCTATTGGGCAACATATTTTATTTCCAAAACAACTAAATCAAGCATTTGATTTGCTAAGAGAGAAATTTTATTGTGAAGGAGGGCGTGAGAATGTGGGAAATGGATTTGATCAGAAAGGGTTAAAACATTTTCCAGAAGCCGAAAAAGCGAAAAGCCTCGGTGCAACTCACCAAGGCTATGACGCCGACCGGGAACCCCCAGTCCACTTATGCAAACAAGTATAA
- a CDS encoding restriction endonuclease subunit S yields MNKVKKLVPKLRFPEFTDAWEQRKLGDVANSIKSYPLSRNVETEERTNTKYIHYGDIHRGIANILDDINILPNIIGEYTEFLNFGDIVVADASEDYYGVASPCVVNCFSRENIVAGLHTIAIRPYKSHHLFLYYLLYSSSFKEYCKKVGTGTKVFSITSKNLLSFESFFPPYKEQQKIGNFFTLLDRYITIHQRKLENVKKLKKSLLQKMFPKSNQTFPELRFPEFTDAWEQRKLGEIGTTFTGLSGKTKDDFGHGNAKFITYLNVFNNPISDLNGVDSIEIDTKQNSVKYGDILFTTSSETPNEVGMSSVWLDNAENIYLNSFCFGYRLKEKLDLYFLAFLLRSPMIRQKFTLLAQGISRYNISKTRVMEMDISYPELKEQQKIGNFFTLLDRYITIHQRKVENLQNLKKSLLQQMFV; encoded by the coding sequence ATGAATAAAGTAAAAAAACTTGTACCGAAGTTACGTTTTCCTGAATTTACTGACGCTTGGGAACAGCGGAAGTTGGGGGATGTGGCTAATTCAATAAAATCATATCCATTATCAAGAAATGTAGAAACAGAAGAAAGAACAAATACTAAGTATATACATTATGGGGATATTCATCGTGGGATTGCTAATATTTTAGATGATATAAATATTTTGCCTAATATTATTGGTGAATATACAGAATTCTTAAACTTTGGGGATATTGTTGTTGCTGATGCTTCAGAAGATTATTATGGAGTTGCTTCTCCTTGTGTAGTTAATTGTTTTTCAAGGGAAAATATTGTAGCTGGTTTACATACTATTGCAATTCGTCCATATAAATCACATCATTTATTTCTATATTATTTGCTATATTCTTCAAGTTTCAAAGAATATTGTAAAAAAGTAGGAACAGGAACAAAAGTTTTTTCTATTACATCAAAAAACTTGTTAAGTTTTGAAAGTTTTTTTCCTCCTTATAAAGAACAACAAAAAATCGGCAACTTCTTCACCTTACTAGATCGCTACATCACCATTCATCAGCGTAAGTTAGAAAACGTGAAAAAATTGAAAAAATCGCTATTGCAAAAAATGTTTCCAAAAAGTAATCAAACATTTCCAGAGCTTCGTTTTCCTGAATTTACTGACGCTTGGGAACAGCGGAAGTTGGGAGAAATAGGTACTACCTTTACAGGATTATCAGGTAAAACAAAAGATGATTTTGGTCATGGAAATGCAAAATTTATTACTTATTTAAACGTATTCAATAATCCTATTTCAGATTTAAACGGTGTAGATAGTATAGAAATTGACACTAAACAAAATTCTGTAAAGTATGGGGATATATTATTTACAACTTCATCAGAAACACCAAATGAGGTAGGGATGTCTTCTGTATGGCTTGATAATGCTGAAAACATATACTTAAACAGTTTTTGCTTTGGCTATAGGCTGAAAGAAAAATTAGATCTATATTTCTTAGCTTTTTTACTTCGTAGTCCGATGATCCGCCAAAAATTCACATTATTGGCTCAGGGGATTTCTCGTTACAACATTTCAAAAACAAGAGTAATGGAAATGGATATTTCTTACCCCGAGTTAAAAGAACAACAAAAAATCGGCAACTTCTTCACCTTACTAGATCGCTACATCACCATTCATCAGCGTAAGGTGGAAAATTTACAAAATTTGAAAAAATCTCTCTTACAACAGATGTTTGTTTAG